Proteins found in one Oncorhynchus gorbuscha isolate QuinsamMale2020 ecotype Even-year linkage group LG15, OgorEven_v1.0, whole genome shotgun sequence genomic segment:
- the lingo4b gene encoding leucine-rich repeat and immunoglobulin-like domain-containing nogo receptor-interacting protein 4b, which yields MFVESVVRWGAWSILLQCGLLGVSAGDFPWPCPARCVCRLETLEVNCSGKQLTSVSQGFASGTQRINLSRNKLKTLGRRQFFGLTQLEDLDISDNVITMIEVEAFQGLQNLKTLCIRSNRLKIISVGVFSGLTSLRFLDLSENEILVFLDYTFRELVSLHQLEAGENDLVFISQRAFTGLQNLQELNLDRSNLTSIPTEALSQLQSLTRLRMFRLTISALPNNAFRHLHRLRSLVISHWPLLDTLASNSLIGLNLTSLVISSCNLSAVPYQVLRHLVYLGYLDLSYNPITAIQGNLLGDLLRLQELHLAGGNLLRIEPGAFRGLAYFRLLNVTSNQLSTLEESAFHSVGNLQVLRLDGNPLACDCRLLWVVRRRQRLNFDGRQPTCSTPDMVREREFRDFSEKELPRLFTCRQARIVDRRSQEVRVEEGTTVLFSCKADGDPMPSFTWLSAQRIPLSTTGRIRVLSNGTLEVRYAQVQDSGTYRCTAGNAAGNDSLYVSLYVKGFPRNRTMPFFTDEGWIESSHAPTANSSAQVANQYPFDAKTLIIATTMGFLSFLSSVAICFVFMFFWSQSKGQIKHTATIDYVPRTSMGVGGGGGGGGGDAGKFTMKLI from the coding sequence ATGTTTGTGGAGTCTGTTGTCCGATGGGGGGCATGGAGCATCTTGCTCCAGTGTGGATTATTGGGTGTGTCAGCAGGGGACTTCCCCTGGCCTTGccctgccaggtgtgtgtgtcggCTTGAGACTTTAGAAGTGAACTGCTCTGGCAAACAGCTGACTTCTGTGTCTCAGGGCTTCGCTAGTGGCACCCAGCGAATTAACTTATCTCGTAACAAGCTGAAGACACTGGGTCGTCGCCAGTTCTTTGGATTGACCCAGCTAGAGGATCTGGACATTAGTGACAATGTCATCACCATGATTGAAGTGGAGGCTTTCCAGGGCCTGCAGAACCTCAAGACCCTGTGCATTAGGAGCAACCGCCTCAAGATCATCTCTGTGGGGGTCTTCTCCGGACTGACCAGCCTGCGCTTCCTGGACCTGAGTGAGAACGAGATCCTAGTCTTTCTGGACTACACCTTCCGTGAATTGGTGAGCCTGCACCAGCTGGAGGCTGGGGAGAATGACCTGGTGTTCATCTCCCAGCGGGCCTTTACCGGCCTGCAGAACCTGCAGGAGCTCAATCTGGACCGCAGCAACCTGACCTCCATCCCCACCGAGGCACTGTCCCAGCTCCAGAGCCTGACACGGCTGCGCATGTTCCGCCTCACTATTTCGGCGCTGCCCAACAATGCCTTCCGCCACCTGCATCGACTGCGCAGCCTCGTCATCTCCCACTGGCCCTTGCTGGACACCCTGGCCAGCAACAGCCTGATTGGCCTCAACCTCACCTCGCTGGTCATCAGCAGCTGCAATCTCAGTGCTGTCCCATACCAGGTGCTGCGCCACCTGGTCTACCTTGGCTACCTGGACCTGTCCTACAACCCCATCACAGCCATCCAAGGTAACCTGCTGGGGGATTTGTTGCGGCTGCAGGAACTGCACCTAGCTGGGGGTAACTTGCTCCGCATCGAGCCAGGGGCCTTCAGAGGGCTGGCTTACTTCCGTCTGCTCAACGTGACATCCAACCAGCTCAGCACGCTGGAGGAGAGTGCCTTCCACTCGGTAGGGAATCTGCAGGTCCTGCGGCTAGATGGGAACCCCCTGGCCTGTGACTGCCGACTGCTCTGGGTGGTCCGCCGGCGACAGCGCCTAAACTTTGACGGCCGCCAACCCACCTGCTCCACCCCGGACATGGTGCGAGAGCGGGAATTCCGGGACTTCTCAGAGAAAGAGCTTCCGAGACTGTTCACCTGCCGGCAGGCCCGAATTGTAGACCGCAGGTCCCAGGAGGTCAGGGTGGAGGAGGGCACTACGGTGCTCTTCTCCTGCAAGGCGGACGGTGACCCAATGCCCTCCTTTACATGGTTGTCAGCCCAGCGGATTCCGCTCTCCACTACGGGGCGCATCAGGGTGTTGTCCAATGGGACTCTAGAAGTACGCTATGCCCAGGTTCAGGACAGCGGCACATACCGGTGCACGGCGGGCAATGCAGCTGGCAACGACAGCCTGTACGTCAGCCTCTATGTGAAGGGTTTCCCACGTAACCGCACCATGCCCTTTTTCACCGACGAAGGCTGGATAGAATCCTCACACGCTCCTACTGCCAACTCCTCTGCCCAGGTGGCCAATCAGTACCCGTTTGATGCCAAGACACTGATCATCGCCACCACCATGGGCTTCCTGTCCTTCCTCAGCTCAGTGGCTATCTGCTTCGTCTTCATGTTCTTCTGGAGCCAGAGCAAGGGGCAAATCAAACACACAGCCACCATCGACTATGTGCCCCGTACCTCAatgggggtaggaggaggaggaggagggggtggaggtgaTGCTGGCAAGTTCACCATGAAGCTTATCTAA